TTCCACGACGAACAGCGGATAGATGAAGTCCGTGGGCGAGAGGCGCGTCTCTCTCACCATGTCACGGAGGGCCGCCGAGCGGCGCAACCTGCGGGGACGGTGGACGGGGTGGGCCATGGGTCGCCGGTATAAACCGCCGGGCCCCGCGCTTCACCCCTTCCGCGTCGCGAATCCGCCTGCTCAGCCGGCGACGGGGCGCCAGGTCAGCTGCTGGCGACGGGAGTCGCGCGCCATGCGGTCGGCCCGCCGGCCGGCCAGGTCCGCCTCGTACAGCGCCCGGGCGTAGCGCACCCGCGCCGCCTCGGTCCCGGTGCTCAGCTCCCGCTCGGCGGCCTCCAGCTCACGGCGCGCGTCCTGAAGCTGCTGCTCGGTCCCGTTTGCCCACGTCATGCCCATGTCTCCTGTGTGGTGTGGCCGCGGGGGTTGTTGGCTTTCGTGCCCCGCGGGTCGCTGACAGGCATTGCAGGGCCTGGACCAGGGACACCGTTGGAACCCACAGGAGTGCAACGTCCGGGAATGACGAGGTGTCGCGTCGCGCCACGCGCGCTCCGGGTGCGCAAGGACTTTCCCAGCGGCGCGAACAGGGGAACGCGCCGAGGAAGCCCGCATGCAGGGCCGCCCGTCCCGCCCTCGGGGGCGGCCTGCTTCCATGCGGGTGCAATCATCCGCCCACCGGGTCGTCTACAGTCGTGACCGTGACGACCCCACCTCCCGCTCTCGAAGTGCAGGGCCTGCGCAAAACGTATCGCCGAGCGTTCGGACGTGGCGGCCATGAAGCCCTCCGGGGCATGGACCTCCACGTCCCGGCGGGCAGCGCGTTCGGGCTGATTGGCCCCAACGGCGCGGGCAAGACGACCTTCATCAAGAGCGTGCTCGGCATCGTGCGGCCCACCGCGGGCACGGTGCGCGTGCTGGGCGGGTCGCCAGAGGATCCCGCCATCCGCGCGCGCATCGGCTACCTGCCGGAGCGGCTGCACCTGCCGGGCACGTGGAAGTCGCCCGCGTTCCTGGCCACCGTGGCCCGGCTCAAGCGGCTCAAGGTCGACGCGAGCGCGCACACACGGCTCTTGGAGCGCGTGGGGCTTTCGGATGCGCTGGACCGGCGCATCGGCGGTTACTCCAAGGGCATGCGGCAGCGGCTGGGGCTGGCGGCGGCGCTCCTGGGAGATCCGGCGCTGCTCGTGCTGGACGAGCCCACGGACGGCATCGACCCCATGGGCCGCTTGGAGGTGCGCCGCATCCTCCAGGAGGAGGTCCAGAAGGGCGTGACGCTGTTCCTCAACTCGCACCTGCTGGCGGAGACGGAGCGCGTGTGTGACCGCGTGGCCATCCTCGCGGACGGGCGCGTGCTGCGTGAAGGACGGCTGGAGGAGCTGGCGAAGGCCGGGGCCCGCTGGCGCGTGCGCTTCGCGCCCGGCGCGGACCGGGAGGCGCTGGGGGCCGCGGGCTTCATGGCCGTGGCGGATCCAACGCGGGGACCAAGGACGGACGGAGCGCCCGCGGGCGGTGGCCGGGAGGACGGCGTGTACAGGGTGGACGCGGCGGACGTGGCGGTGCTCAACGTGGCGCTGGACAAGGCGCGGGCGTCGGGCGCGCTCTTGATGGAGCTCAAGCGCGAGGGCGCGGACCTGGAGGCGGTGCTCCTGGGCGCTGTCGGCGCCGGGCCGGGGGTGGCGGCATGAAGAGCCCTGTCTTCGTCATCGCCGGCTACGTGCTGCGCGAGGCGGCTTCGCGCAAGTTCATCATGGCCTTCATGGTGGGGCTCACGCTGGTGCTGGCCACCGTGGCACTCAGCCTCAAGCTGGAGGTCGTGGACGGAGCGCTCGCGGCGACGCGCCTGTTCGGCGAGGTGATGCGCTCCAACATCATGTCCGTGGACGTGGCGCTGCGGCCCATGTACCGCGCGGCGGCGTACCTGGTGTTCTACGGCGGCATCCTCTTCGGCATCGTCGCGTGCTCGGACTTCGCGCCGGGGCTGCTGTCGCCCGGCCGCATCGAGCATCTGCTCGCCCTCCCCTTGCAGCGCTGGCACCTGTTGGCCGGCACGTTCCTGGGGGTGATGACGCTGGCCCTGGGCGGCACGGTGTACGCCGCGGGCGGGCTGACGCTCATCTTCGGGGTGAAGACGGGGTACTGGACGGCGGGGCCGCTCATCGCCGGGGGCCTGGCGTGCGTGGGGTTCGCGGCGGTGTACGCGGTGATGCTCACCACGGCGACGCTGGTGAGGAGTGCGGCGCTGTGCTCGGCGGCGGGCTTCGTGCTGCTGGTGGGCGGCATCCTCGCGGGCTTCCGCGCGGACGTGTCGCGCTACCTGGAGTCGGGCTTCGGCCGCACGGCGTTCGACGCGGTGACGCTGGTGCTGCCCCGGCTGTCCGCGCTGGCGTCGCGCGCGGCGGACCTGGCCAGCTCCACGCCGCTGGAGAAGGGTTCGCTGGGAATGCTGCTCGGTGGCGTGCTGGTGTTCGGACTGGGGGCCCTCTCCGTGGGCTTCTGGCACTTCGAGGGAAAGGACTGCTGAACCATGGATTCGCGCGGACGCAGGAGGGTGTGGCTGGTGGGGGCGCTGCTGTTGTTCGCCGGGGGCGCGGTCCTGATGTTCACGGGCCAGGGCGACAAACCGGCCGCGGAGGCTCCGGACGTGGCGTTCCCCCGGCGCATGAAGGGCGCGGACCTGGAGCGCGCGGAGAAGCGGCGCACCTGGGTGATGCCCGCGGTGGTGGACGCGGGCGTGGCCGCGCCGGCGAAGCCGAGGGACCCGCTGCTCGCGGCGCTGCCCCGGGGCCCGGGCCGCACGGCGGTGGTCATTGAAGCGAACGCGCTGCGCTACTCGCCCGTGGGCGAGCTGCTCATGGACTGCCTGTTGCGCGACGGGGGCAAGAACCTGGAGCAGTTCAAGGCGATGAGCGGCGTGGATCCGCTCCAGGACCTGGACCGGCTGGTCGTGACGGACGAGGGCGTCATCCTCTCCGGCGACTTCAGCAAGGCGAAGTACCAGGAGCTCTTGGGAGAGCGCGTGGCGTCCGACCATGGCCCGGGCGCGCGCGTGTACGAGCCGGGGGACACGACCTTCGCCCTGCCGGACGGCGGCACGCAGCGCGGGCGCATGGACACCGCGGTGGGCACCTGGAACAACCAGATGCTGGTGTTCGGCAAGTCGCCGGACTCCGTGAAGACGGTGCTGGATCGCATGGACGGGCGCGGCCAGGAGGAGGGCCCGCCGCTGCTGGATGAGAACAGCACCTACGGTGAGATGTACGGCGTGCTGGCGGTGGAGACCCTGGCGAAGCTGCTGGGCCCGGGCCAGGAGGAGCTGGCGCGGCGGCTGACGGACGTGGCCCAGAACGTGGAGCTGCACCTGGACACCAGCGGCGACGTGGCCATGGTGGCCAACGTGACGGGCCTGGACGCGGAGAAGATGACGGACCTGGGCAAGTCCCTGGGCGGCGCGCTGTCCATGGCGCGCATGAAGGCGCAGGCGGACGGCAAGGAGGACCTGGCGCAGTTGCTGGACTTCGCGAAGGTCCGGCCGGACGGCTCGTCCTTCAAGCTGGAGCTGGCCGTGCCCCTGGCCACCCTCCAGGAGCAGCTCGCCTGGTGCCGCCAGGAGCGCCAGGCCGCAGAGCGCGCGAAGACGTCGCCGTAGCGCTCAGTTCGCCGGGCGCGGGCCCTTCGCCTTCGCCTGGGGACGCTGCGGGCGCCAGCCCAGGACGACGCGGCCATACAGCGCGGGGCCCATGTCCAGCCCGCGCACGTTCAGGCTTTCGCGCTCGCGGTCCAGCAGCGCGTAGTCGTTGATCAGCGACAGGCCCACCGACGAGCTCAGCCACAGGTCGCGTCCCAGGTGGACGTTCACGGTGGGCCCCACGCGGACCTGCGTCTCGCGCAGGTAGCTGGCGTTGAGCGCCTGGAGCTCCGGGTCGAAGCGGGTGCGCAGCACCTGCATGTCC
The sequence above is drawn from the Corallococcus sp. NCRR genome and encodes:
- a CDS encoding ABC transporter ATP-binding protein; amino-acid sequence: MDLHVPAGSAFGLIGPNGAGKTTFIKSVLGIVRPTAGTVRVLGGSPEDPAIRARIGYLPERLHLPGTWKSPAFLATVARLKRLKVDASAHTRLLERVGLSDALDRRIGGYSKGMRQRLGLAAALLGDPALLVLDEPTDGIDPMGRLEVRRILQEEVQKGVTLFLNSHLLAETERVCDRVAILADGRVLREGRLEELAKAGARWRVRFAPGADREALGAAGFMAVADPTRGPRTDGAPAGGGREDGVYRVDAADVAVLNVALDKARASGALLMELKREGADLEAVLLGAVGAGPGVAA